The following are encoded in a window of Staphylococcus piscifermentans genomic DNA:
- a CDS encoding DUF72 domain-containing protein — protein sequence MINIGLTGWGDHDSLYTDLSRKTDKLKTYASHFPVVELDASYYAIQPERNIRKWIKETPERFEFVVKIHQALTLHADYKDFSETRDELFAQFRLMLEPLIEANKLAMVLVQFPPWFDCKTQNINYIRYVREQLKDIPVCIEFRNQTWFEEGMKENTLQFLTEQHLIHAIVDEPQVGEGSAPMINRITTDTAFVRYHGRNRHGWTKQDMTDEAWRDVRYLYDYSTAELENLADQIRIIQHKANKIYVIFNNNSGGHAAGNAKELQQILGIDYEGLAPQQLKLF from the coding sequence ATGATAAATATTGGACTGACAGGATGGGGCGATCATGACTCGCTCTATACTGATTTAAGTCGCAAAACAGATAAATTAAAGACTTATGCGAGTCATTTTCCAGTAGTAGAATTAGACGCTTCGTATTATGCCATTCAACCAGAGCGCAACATACGTAAGTGGATTAAAGAGACGCCAGAACGTTTCGAGTTTGTGGTGAAGATTCATCAAGCTTTGACTTTGCATGCAGATTATAAAGATTTTTCAGAGACCAGAGATGAATTATTTGCACAGTTTCGTTTGATGCTTGAACCGCTGATTGAAGCGAATAAATTAGCAATGGTTCTAGTGCAATTTCCGCCATGGTTCGATTGTAAGACCCAAAATATCAACTATATTCGTTATGTCCGTGAACAGTTGAAGGACATCCCTGTTTGTATTGAATTCCGTAATCAGACGTGGTTTGAGGAAGGTATGAAAGAAAATACACTACAATTTTTGACTGAACAGCATTTGATACATGCTATTGTAGATGAACCGCAAGTAGGGGAAGGTTCTGCGCCGATGATTAATCGTATCACTACAGATACAGCATTTGTACGTTACCATGGGCGCAACAGACATGGCTGGACCAAACAGGATATGACAGATGAAGCTTGGCGAGATGTACGTTATCTGTATGATTATTCAACAGCTGAATTGGAAAATTTAGCAGATCAGATTCGTATTATTCAACATAAAGCTAACAAAATCTATGTCATTTTCAATAATAATTCAGGCGGCCATGCAGCTGGAAATGCGAAAGAACTTCAACAGATTCTGGGTATTGATTATGAAGGCTTAGCGCCGCAACAACTTAAATTATTTTAG
- a CDS encoding AAA family ATPase, producing the protein MKRPITVGHGFGKTKSHELVNKAVSGDIIVFTPSDKPYLIEDGLTIPSGVEMTFRSNSKPEDTVLKCPFTIEGQVLFENMTIDLGKKGQLYLKNQSNVIFRNVIIKSDSEEYNPVYCENSNVDFHSVTLVGDESSTQITIADKSKAKIERCLINKFYIEGESHVELTDTKITNRLVIDYDALLDVENIYLENDEDGIPLIVGEGVFLTIKNLYFLGKTKQTIDLDNTRHAYITRIFANNDVEIYVKGDTYINNDIEINDNVELNYIRKNSEDKKESVQQLEKSPFGDIPFDSETELDPNFFGDDVDDSIIGIDDSIIENTEKVTETMPVVNELKYPQLAEKSLDDLNALIGLESVKKTVKMFIDNVKINKMKKENGLHYDNISLHSVFLGNPGTGKTTVARLLGKVLYYNGVIKSDNFIEVSRNQLVSSYVGRTAEQTQEILEKAKGGILFIDEAYSLYNDSSNNPGQEALDTILKFMEDYRDEIMIIFAGYTDEMYNFFNMNPGLQSRVQHKFFFEDYDENEMAEIGESILNHQGLEYNQELYRKQLLKALRQSNDNSNARWVRNFNEKLIMNQNSRLAQTAEVNPEALKCITDEDILQMSANDTQTESLDDLLNQLNQLVGLDNVKTFVKKLINEVKANKLFEEKGMVLDKPTYHMVFTGPPGTGKTTIARLIAKIFYNLDILAEDKVVEVDRQNLVGAYIGHTERNTAKAVGQAMGGVLFVDEAYQLASGSENDFGHLAVETLITSLENYRDKFIAIFAGYTKDMERFLDENEGLKSRIPFTIEFPAFTPAEVAEIVLRSLNKDWSFDEAFLLQAVSTKYANLSTDQKANGRWARNTVQKLLANHKTYIVEHVDDISDITHIENETILNTLNE; encoded by the coding sequence ATGAAAAGACCAATTACAGTCGGACATGGTTTTGGTAAAACAAAATCTCATGAACTTGTAAATAAAGCAGTGAGCGGCGATATTATTGTTTTTACACCTTCTGATAAGCCGTATTTGATAGAAGATGGATTAACTATACCTTCAGGAGTGGAAATGACGTTTAGAAGTAATAGCAAACCTGAAGATACGGTACTTAAATGTCCTTTTACGATAGAAGGACAAGTATTATTTGAAAATATGACAATTGATTTAGGCAAAAAAGGACAATTATATCTAAAGAACCAAAGTAATGTTATTTTTAGAAATGTCATCATAAAAAGTGACTCAGAAGAATATAATCCTGTATACTGTGAAAATTCTAATGTGGACTTTCACAGCGTAACATTAGTAGGAGATGAAAGTTCAACGCAAATTACTATAGCTGATAAATCTAAAGCGAAAATAGAGCGTTGCTTAATAAATAAATTCTATATTGAAGGAGAATCACATGTTGAGCTGACTGACACAAAAATTACCAATAGATTGGTAATTGACTACGATGCATTGTTGGATGTCGAAAATATATATCTTGAAAATGATGAAGATGGTATTCCTTTAATTGTAGGTGAGGGCGTGTTTCTTACAATTAAGAATCTCTATTTTTTAGGGAAAACCAAACAAACCATCGATCTTGATAATACGAGGCATGCATATATAACACGTATTTTTGCAAATAACGATGTGGAAATTTATGTGAAGGGCGATACATATATCAACAACGATATAGAAATTAACGATAATGTAGAACTTAATTATATTAGAAAGAATAGTGAAGATAAAAAGGAAAGCGTACAGCAACTGGAAAAATCACCATTTGGAGATATTCCTTTTGATTCTGAAACTGAATTAGATCCCAACTTTTTCGGAGATGATGTAGATGATTCGATAATTGGTATTGATGATTCAATTATCGAGAATACTGAAAAAGTTACCGAAACAATGCCGGTTGTGAATGAGTTGAAATATCCGCAGTTAGCTGAAAAATCTCTTGATGACTTGAACGCTTTAATCGGCTTGGAATCAGTTAAAAAAACAGTGAAGATGTTTATTGATAATGTGAAAATCAATAAAATGAAGAAAGAGAATGGCTTGCATTATGATAACATTTCACTGCATTCAGTATTTTTAGGTAACCCAGGTACTGGTAAAACAACTGTAGCAAGATTGCTTGGTAAGGTGCTGTATTATAACGGTGTCATAAAATCAGACAACTTTATAGAAGTTTCTAGAAATCAATTGGTGAGTTCTTATGTCGGAAGAACAGCTGAACAAACACAAGAAATATTAGAAAAAGCAAAGGGCGGCATTCTCTTTATAGATGAAGCATATTCACTTTATAATGATAGTTCGAATAATCCGGGACAGGAAGCGTTAGATACCATTCTTAAATTCATGGAAGATTATCGCGATGAAATTATGATTATCTTTGCGGGTTATACAGACGAAATGTATAATTTCTTTAACATGAACCCAGGTTTGCAGTCTCGTGTACAGCATAAATTCTTCTTTGAAGATTATGATGAGAACGAAATGGCAGAAATCGGAGAATCTATTTTAAATCACCAAGGTCTTGAATATAACCAAGAATTATATCGAAAACAATTATTGAAAGCCTTGCGACAATCCAATGATAATAGTAATGCACGTTGGGTGCGTAACTTCAATGAAAAATTAATCATGAATCAAAATTCGAGATTAGCTCAAACTGCGGAGGTTAATCCTGAAGCACTGAAATGTATTACGGATGAAGATATTTTACAAATGTCTGCTAATGATACACAAACAGAAAGTTTAGATGATTTATTGAACCAACTTAATCAACTTGTTGGCTTAGATAATGTTAAAACATTTGTGAAGAAATTGATCAATGAAGTCAAAGCGAATAAATTATTTGAAGAAAAAGGAATGGTCTTAGATAAACCGACGTATCATATGGTTTTCACAGGCCCTCCTGGTACAGGCAAAACAACTATCGCACGTTTAATCGCTAAGATTTTTTACAATTTAGATATTCTAGCAGAAGACAAAGTAGTTGAGGTAGATAGACAAAACTTAGTCGGCGCTTACATTGGGCACACTGAAAGGAATACTGCTAAAGCTGTCGGCCAAGCTATGGGTGGCGTGTTATTCGTAGATGAAGCTTATCAACTGGCTTCTGGAAGTGAAAATGATTTCGGACATTTAGCGGTAGAAACCTTAATTACTTCATTAGAAAATTACAGAGATAAATTTATTGCTATCTTTGCCGGCTATACAAAGGATATGGAAAGATTCCTAGATGAGAATGAGGGCCTCAAATCGCGTATTCCGTTCACTATAGAATTTCCAGCTTTTACACCAGCTGAGGTGGCCGAAATAGTTTTACGCAGTCTAAATAAAGATTGGTCATTTGATGAAGCATTTCTACTGCAAGCCGTCAGCACTAAGTATGCCAATCTTAGTACAGATCAAAAAGCAAATGGCAGATGGGCACGTAACACCGTTCAAAAACTGTTGGCAAATCACAAAACGTATATTGTTGAGCATGTAGATGACATTTCTGATATTACACATATAGAAAATGAAACAATTTTGAATACATTAAATGAATAA
- a CDS encoding hemolysin family protein: protein MMIAIIVLIFVSFFFSGSETALTAANKVKLKTESRNGDPRAKKLVKLLDKPREFITTILIANNSANIVLPTLVTIYAVNHGWNVGVASAIITVVVIIVSEVIPKSVAATYPDAISRLVYPVIHLFVVILSPITKVLNALTGLINKMLANDRFQAQKMSKEEVRTMVAIAGTQGAFNENERNRLQSVMEFDQLKVNDVDTTPRVNVTAFSIDTPYDEVYEIIMSHPYTRYPVYDEDIDDVIGVFHSKYLLIWSRHHDKSLRDFISEPLFVNEHNKAEWVMRKMIASRKHIAIVLDEYGGTDAIITMEDLIEQLLGLDIEDEMDQREQNMVEQRLKNKNKQIKSKR from the coding sequence ATGATGATTGCAATTATAGTATTGATATTTGTGTCGTTCTTCTTTTCTGGAAGTGAAACGGCATTAACTGCAGCGAATAAGGTGAAGCTGAAGACGGAAAGCAGGAATGGGGATCCGAGAGCGAAGAAGTTAGTGAAGCTCTTGGATAAACCGCGCGAGTTTATCACAACGATATTGATTGCGAATAATAGTGCGAATATTGTCTTGCCTACGTTGGTAACGATTTATGCTGTGAATCATGGTTGGAATGTCGGGGTAGCCTCCGCAATTATCACGGTAGTAGTTATTATTGTGTCTGAAGTGATTCCGAAATCGGTCGCAGCCACTTATCCTGATGCAATTTCACGACTGGTTTATCCGGTAATCCATTTGTTTGTAGTAATATTATCGCCGATTACTAAGGTGTTGAATGCGTTAACTGGCTTGATCAATAAGATGTTAGCAAATGACCGCTTCCAAGCTCAAAAGATGTCTAAAGAAGAGGTCCGCACAATGGTTGCGATTGCGGGAACTCAGGGAGCTTTCAATGAAAATGAGCGCAATCGTTTGCAAAGTGTAATGGAGTTTGACCAATTGAAAGTCAATGATGTGGATACGACACCACGTGTGAATGTAACGGCATTTTCTATTGATACGCCTTACGATGAAGTATATGAAATTATTATGTCGCATCCTTATACGCGTTATCCGGTTTATGATGAGGACATTGATGATGTTATAGGTGTCTTTCATTCGAAATATTTACTTATTTGGAGTCGTCATCATGACAAATCGTTGCGTGACTTTATCTCAGAACCTTTATTTGTGAATGAGCATAACAAGGCGGAGTGGGTGATGCGCAAGATGATTGCTTCGCGTAAACATATCGCCATTGTTTTAGATGAGTATGGCGGTACAGACGCCATTATTACAATGGAAGATTTGATTGAACAATTGCTAGGTTTAGATATTGAAGATGAAATGGATCAACGCGAGCAAAATATGGTGGAACAACGATTGAAAAATAAAAATAAACAAATTAAAAGTAAACGTTAA
- the sufU gene encoding Fe-S cluster assembly sulfur transfer protein SufU, translating to MNFNNLDQLYRSVIMDHYKNPRNKGKLDNGSLTVDMNNPTCGDRIHLTFDIEDGVIQDAKFDGEGCSISMSSASMMTEAVKGHSLKEALEMSQEFSKMMLGEDYELTEDMGDIEALHGVSQFPARIKCATLAWKALEKGTVEREGKADPNSSEDAN from the coding sequence ATGAATTTTAATAATTTAGATCAGTTGTATAGATCTGTAATTATGGACCATTATAAAAACCCTAGAAACAAAGGCAAATTGGATAACGGCTCTCTTACTGTTGATATGAACAACCCAACTTGCGGAGACCGTATTCATCTTACTTTCGATATTGAAGACGGCGTTATTCAAGATGCAAAATTTGATGGAGAAGGCTGTTCAATCTCTATGTCTAGTGCTTCTATGATGACTGAAGCTGTAAAAGGACACTCATTAAAAGAAGCGCTAGAAATGAGTCAAGAATTCTCTAAAATGATGCTCGGCGAAGATTATGAATTAACAGAAGATATGGGCGATATTGAAGCACTTCATGGTGTCTCTCAATTCCCAGCTCGTATCAAATGTGCAACACTTGCATGGAAAGCTTTAGAAAAAGGGACTGTAGAACGTGAAGGTAAAGCAGATCCCAATTCTAGCGAAGATGCAAATTAA
- the sufB gene encoding Fe-S cluster assembly protein SufB, which produces MAKQAPDVGDYKYGFHDEDVSIFRSERGLTENIVTEISKMKEEPQWMLDFRLKALKLFYKMPMPQWGGDLSELNFDDITYYVKPSEHAERSWDEVPEEIKRTFDRLGIPEAEQKYLAGVSAQYESEVVYQNMEQELEEKGVIFKDTDSALREHEDLFKEYFASVIPASDNKFAALNSAVWSGGSFIYVPKNVKLDTPLQAYFRINSENMGQFERTLIIADEGASVNYVEGCTAPVYTTNSLHSAVVEIFVHKDAHVRYTTIQNWANNVYNLVTKRTMVHENGNMEWVDGNLGSKLTMKYPNCVLAGEGAKGSTLSIALAGKGQVQDAGAKMIHLAPNTSSTIVSKSISKDGGKVVYRGIVKFGRKAKGARANIECDTLILDNKSTSDTIPYNEIMNDDISLEHEAKVSKVSEEQLFYLMSRGISEEEATEMIVMGFIEPFTKELPMEYAVEMNRLIKFEMEGSIG; this is translated from the coding sequence ATGGCTAAACAAGCACCTGATGTTGGGGATTACAAATATGGTTTCCACGACGAAGATGTTTCCATTTTCAGATCAGAACGCGGATTAACAGAAAATATCGTAACTGAAATTTCTAAAATGAAAGAAGAACCTCAATGGATGTTAGACTTCCGTCTAAAAGCCTTGAAGTTATTCTATAAAATGCCGATGCCACAATGGGGCGGCGACTTGTCAGAATTAAACTTTGACGACATCACTTATTATGTTAAACCTTCAGAACATGCAGAACGTTCTTGGGATGAAGTACCTGAAGAAATCAAACGTACTTTCGACCGTTTAGGTATCCCTGAAGCAGAACAAAAATACCTTGCTGGTGTTTCTGCGCAATATGAATCTGAAGTCGTTTATCAAAATATGGAACAAGAATTAGAAGAAAAAGGTGTAATCTTTAAAGACACTGACTCTGCATTGAGAGAACATGAAGATTTATTCAAAGAATATTTCGCATCAGTTATTCCTGCAAGCGATAACAAATTCGCTGCATTGAACTCAGCAGTTTGGTCAGGTGGTTCATTCATCTATGTACCGAAAAACGTTAAATTAGATACACCATTACAAGCTTACTTCCGTATTAACTCAGAAAATATGGGACAATTCGAGCGTACGTTGATTATTGCTGATGAAGGAGCGTCTGTAAACTATGTTGAAGGTTGTACAGCTCCTGTTTATACAACAAACTCTCTACACTCAGCTGTAGTTGAAATCTTCGTACACAAAGATGCTCATGTGCGTTATACTACAATTCAAAACTGGGCTAATAACGTTTATAACTTGGTTACTAAACGTACAATGGTTCATGAGAACGGTAATATGGAATGGGTTGACGGTAACTTAGGTTCTAAATTGACAATGAAATACCCTAACTGTGTATTAGCAGGTGAAGGTGCTAAAGGTAGCACACTTTCAATTGCACTAGCAGGTAAAGGTCAAGTACAAGATGCTGGCGCTAAAATGATTCACCTAGCACCTAACACATCTTCTACTATCGTTTCTAAATCAATTTCTAAAGATGGCGGTAAAGTTGTTTATCGCGGTATTGTTAAATTCGGTCGCAAAGCCAAAGGCGCACGTGCGAACATCGAATGTGATACGTTAATCTTAGATAACAAATCAACTTCAGATACTATTCCTTATAATGAAATCATGAATGATGACATTTCATTAGAACACGAAGCTAAAGTATCTAAAGTATCAGAAGAACAACTCTTCTACTTGATGAGTCGTGGTATTTCAGAAGAAGAAGCTACTGAAATGATCGTAATGGGCTTCATCGAACCATTTACTAAAGAATTACCAATGGAATATGCAGTAGAAATGAACCGCTTGATTAAATTCGAAATGGAAGGTTCTATCGGCTAA
- a CDS encoding bifunctional metallophosphatase/5'-nucleotidase, giving the protein MELTIYHTNDIHSHLHDYERIAAYMSQHRPQLNHPSLYIDIGDHVDLSAPVTEATHGQKNVQLLNAAHCNIATIGNNEGMTISHDDLNALYEDADFSVTCSNVFDEEGNLPHHMTSSHIETIEETRILFVAATAPFTPFYRALDWVVTDPMAAIKDEIAKQEGQYDVLIVMSHCGIFFDRKLCEALPEIDVIFGSHTHHYFEHGEMKNGVLMAAAGKYGHYLGEVNLSIENNQVVHKEAELLPIDTLPEVETHFAEEGKALMSDPVVDHPVDLPRRTDVITKTSYLLAQSVYEFTHADCTIINAGLIVKGIEGSEVTEFDVHQMLPHPINAVRIKISGKDLKTVILTAEEQSYMHEHAQGLGFRGDIFGGYILYNMGYIESESRFFVQGKEIEDDHIYTLGTIDMYTFGRYFPIFKDLPTEYLMPEFLRDIFKKKLLEL; this is encoded by the coding sequence ATGGAGTTAACGATTTATCATACGAATGATATTCATAGCCATCTGCATGACTATGAAAGAATTGCCGCGTATATGTCTCAGCATAGACCTCAATTAAACCACCCGTCTCTCTATATCGATATCGGTGACCATGTAGATTTATCAGCCCCGGTTACAGAAGCCACACATGGTCAAAAGAATGTGCAATTGCTGAATGCAGCACATTGCAATATTGCAACGATTGGTAATAACGAAGGAATGACGATTTCACACGATGATTTAAATGCGTTATACGAAGATGCAGATTTCAGTGTGACTTGCAGCAACGTGTTTGATGAAGAGGGCAACTTGCCGCATCATATGACTTCAAGCCATATAGAGACCATTGAAGAGACACGTATTTTATTTGTAGCTGCTACTGCTCCGTTCACTCCTTTTTATCGTGCATTAGATTGGGTAGTAACCGATCCTATGGCAGCAATTAAAGATGAAATTGCGAAACAAGAAGGCCAATATGATGTGTTGATTGTGATGAGCCATTGCGGTATTTTCTTTGATCGCAAGTTATGTGAAGCACTGCCAGAAATTGATGTCATCTTCGGTAGCCATACACATCATTATTTTGAACATGGCGAAATGAAGAATGGTGTTTTAATGGCAGCGGCTGGAAAGTATGGGCACTATTTAGGAGAAGTCAATTTAAGTATTGAAAACAACCAAGTTGTGCATAAGGAAGCAGAATTACTGCCGATTGATACTTTACCTGAAGTTGAAACCCATTTTGCTGAAGAAGGAAAAGCTTTAATGAGCGATCCTGTTGTTGATCATCCAGTGGACTTGCCGAGACGCACTGATGTTATCACTAAAACGTCATATCTGCTTGCACAAAGTGTATATGAATTTACACATGCAGACTGTACAATAATTAATGCAGGACTAATCGTAAAAGGGATTGAGGGGTCTGAGGTAACTGAATTTGATGTACATCAAATGTTGCCGCACCCTATTAATGCAGTCCGAATTAAAATTTCAGGCAAAGATTTGAAAACTGTGATTTTAACAGCTGAGGAACAAAGTTATATGCATGAACATGCGCAAGGCTTAGGATTTAGAGGAGATATTTTCGGAGGATATATCTTGTATAATATGGGCTACATCGAATCTGAATCACGTTTCTTTGTGCAAGGTAAAGAAATAGAAGACGACCATATTTATACACTTGGTACCATAGACATGTATACTTTCGGACGTTATTTCCCTATTTTTAAAGATCTACCAACCGAATATCTGATGCCAGAATTTTTACGGGACATTTTTAAAAAGAAATTATTAGAACTGTGA
- a CDS encoding sulfite exporter TauE/SafE family protein yields the protein MLSILLLILIGALSAILGSIVGIGGGIIIVPTLVYLGVEHHLLHGITPQIAIGTSSIILIVTGLTSTLGYMKSKQVDIKNGYIFLFGLLPGSLIGSIISRYLTLDSFNLYFGIFLIIVSIILMVRYYIKPISLFEKKKYERTYIASDGTTYHYHVPPVFAFCTTFCIGILTGLFGIGGGALMTPLMLIVFRFPPHVAVGTSMMMIFFSSVMSSIGHIFQGHVAWHYALILVISSYFGAKLGVKVNQSIQSNTVVVLLRTVMLLMGIYLIIKSIL from the coding sequence ATGTTGAGTATTTTATTACTCATTCTTATCGGTGCATTATCTGCCATCTTAGGCTCGATTGTAGGTATTGGCGGAGGCATTATTATCGTACCGACTTTAGTGTACTTAGGTGTAGAACATCACCTGCTTCATGGAATTACACCGCAAATTGCTATCGGTACTTCTTCGATTATTTTGATTGTGACTGGTTTAACATCGACATTAGGGTATATGAAATCCAAACAAGTGGATATTAAAAATGGTTATATCTTTTTGTTTGGTTTATTGCCAGGGTCGTTAATCGGTTCGATTATCAGCCGGTATTTAACGTTAGATTCATTTAACTTATATTTTGGTATTTTTTTAATCATTGTATCTATTATTCTGATGGTACGTTACTATATTAAACCTATTAGTTTGTTTGAAAAAAAGAAATACGAACGTACATACATTGCAAGTGACGGAACAACTTACCATTATCATGTGCCACCCGTGTTTGCCTTTTGTACTACTTTTTGTATTGGCATTTTGACTGGCTTATTCGGTATTGGGGGAGGCGCTTTAATGACGCCGTTAATGCTCATTGTCTTTAGATTTCCGCCGCATGTGGCAGTCGGCACCAGCATGATGATGATTTTCTTCTCGAGTGTAATGAGTTCAATTGGTCATATCTTTCAAGGTCATGTCGCTTGGCATTATGCGCTTATATTAGTCATTTCAAGTTATTTCGGAGCTAAATTAGGTGTTAAAGTCAATCAATCTATTCAATCTAATACAGTTGTAGTATTACTCCGCACAGTAATGCTGCTGATGGGTATTTATTTAATCATAAAATCAATTCTTTAA
- a CDS encoding zinc-ribbon domain-containing protein, whose amino-acid sequence MKCSKCGTVVEDGSKFCPNCGSPIESTNQEPQFGAQSTPSFGAQETPTFGAESSTSADETKQQSEKSASNTEKTEFGANAEREKAKTNLTSNAKGIVSRILKLQPQDFWIKYYIISFIFALLSYLASSFGGLQYLFIILNFILYPITESILQEGTKMLGINYIGNALITNAETPGILVVIILVIKFIYKMFIWSFSWIVGPLGAIYMNHLGKKMGL is encoded by the coding sequence ATGAAATGTTCGAAATGCGGTACTGTTGTTGAAGACGGATCAAAATTTTGTCCCAACTGCGGCAGTCCTATAGAATCTACAAACCAAGAACCGCAATTTGGTGCGCAGTCAACGCCATCATTCGGAGCGCAAGAAACACCTACTTTTGGCGCAGAGTCATCCACAAGTGCTGACGAAACTAAGCAGCAAAGTGAAAAATCAGCATCTAATACTGAAAAGACGGAATTTGGAGCAAACGCTGAAAGAGAGAAAGCAAAGACAAATTTAACAAGCAATGCAAAAGGCATAGTCTCGCGCATTTTAAAACTGCAACCTCAAGATTTTTGGATTAAATATTATATTATTTCTTTTATCTTTGCATTATTAAGCTATTTGGCAAGTTCATTTGGAGGGTTACAGTATTTATTTATTATCCTCAACTTTATCCTTTATCCGATAACAGAATCTATCTTACAAGAAGGCACTAAAATGTTAGGAATCAATTATATAGGTAACGCGTTAATCACCAATGCAGAAACGCCTGGGATTTTAGTAGTGATTATTTTAGTTATCAAGTTTATCTATAAAATGTTTATATGGTCGTTTTCTTGGATTGTTGGTCCATTAGGCGCTATATATATGAATCATCTTGGTAAAAAGATGGGATTGTAG
- a CDS encoding NAD(P)H-dependent flavin oxidoreductase yields the protein MWSDTKVSEQLGIRYPIIQAGMAGNTTPELVAHVSESGGLGTIGAGYFSLERLAAEIDAVKELTSQPFAVNLFVPNQQRMLPAQVDLMNAWLSPYRRALNLEEPVINLSQTQLLEAQIDLLIEKEVPVASFTFGIPDEKLIRKMHEHHIIVMGTATSIAEAAANEIAGMDMIVVQGSEAGGHRGSFIKEKGEYPMIGSISLIPQTADAVSVPVIAAGGIMEGRGVLASLVLGASGVQMGTAFLTSQESGADIAYKQAILNSTDTSTVLTNAFSGKMARGIRNDFINYLSEFNGEVPGYPIQNQLTSGIRKASTAQHNDKLMSLWSGQTPKLATSRSASDIIAIIVQQIEGMTQNGIHR from the coding sequence ATGTGGTCAGATACTAAAGTCAGTGAACAGTTAGGTATTAGATATCCCATTATTCAAGCGGGAATGGCGGGAAATACGACGCCTGAATTGGTCGCGCATGTCAGTGAAAGTGGCGGTTTAGGAACGATTGGAGCAGGTTATTTCAGTTTAGAGCGACTTGCTGCAGAAATCGATGCGGTGAAAGAATTGACTTCGCAACCTTTTGCAGTCAATCTTTTTGTACCTAATCAACAAAGAATGCTCCCAGCACAAGTGGATTTAATGAATGCTTGGTTGAGCCCTTATCGACGTGCACTGAATTTAGAGGAGCCTGTTATTAATTTATCTCAAACGCAATTATTAGAAGCACAAATTGATCTTTTAATTGAAAAAGAAGTACCTGTAGCCAGTTTTACCTTCGGCATACCAGATGAAAAGCTGATTCGTAAAATGCATGAGCATCATATTATAGTGATGGGTACTGCAACCTCTATAGCTGAGGCTGCAGCGAATGAAATAGCTGGTATGGATATGATTGTGGTTCAAGGCAGTGAAGCTGGAGGACATCGTGGTTCGTTCATTAAAGAAAAGGGCGAGTATCCGATGATTGGAAGTATCTCGTTGATACCTCAAACAGCAGATGCGGTATCTGTCCCCGTTATAGCAGCTGGCGGCATTATGGAAGGTCGCGGAGTACTGGCGAGTTTGGTTTTAGGTGCTTCAGGCGTTCAGATGGGAACAGCTTTCTTAACCTCTCAAGAAAGCGGTGCGGATATTGCTTATAAACAAGCTATATTGAACAGTACGGACACCTCGACAGTGTTAACCAATGCGTTTAGTGGTAAAATGGCACGTGGTATCCGTAACGATTTTATCAATTATTTGTCTGAATTTAATGGAGAAGTACCAGGTTATCCGATTCAAAATCAATTGACTTCGGGCATCAGAAAGGCTTCTACAGCTCAGCATAATGATAAACTCATGTCATTATGGAGCGGACAGACACCGAAGCTTGCGACGAGCCGGAGTGCAAGTGATATTATTGCAATAATTGTTCAACAAATTGAAGGCATGACTCAGAATGGAATTCATCGATAA